A region of Flavobacterium album DNA encodes the following proteins:
- a CDS encoding polyprenol monophosphomannose synthase → MSDGIVIIPTYNEIDNIEPIIRAVLSLDTAFDVLIVDDNSPDGTAQKVRELQQEYPANLFLEVRAGKSGLGTAYVHGFKWAISRKYDYIFEMDADFSHNPNDLVRLYDACKKGADMAIGSRYVTGVNVVNWPLSRVLMSYYASAYVRTITGMTIRDATAGFICYKRKVLESVNLDRIKFVGYAFQIEMKYRAYANGFNIVEVPIIFTDRTMGESKMSGAIFKEAIFGVISLRMKKMLNRL, encoded by the coding sequence ATGAGCGATGGGATAGTTATAATTCCGACTTATAACGAAATTGACAATATAGAACCTATCATAAGGGCAGTATTATCGCTTGATACCGCTTTCGACGTGCTGATCGTGGATGATAATTCGCCGGATGGCACTGCACAAAAGGTACGGGAATTGCAGCAGGAATATCCCGCAAACCTTTTTCTGGAAGTAAGGGCCGGAAAATCAGGGTTGGGAACGGCCTACGTTCATGGGTTCAAATGGGCCATCAGCAGGAAGTATGATTATATTTTTGAGATGGATGCCGATTTTTCGCATAACCCCAACGACCTTGTACGGTTATATGATGCCTGCAAAAAAGGCGCCGATATGGCTATAGGGTCGCGCTATGTTACCGGGGTGAATGTGGTGAACTGGCCATTAAGCCGCGTGCTGATGTCGTATTACGCGTCGGCCTATGTGCGCACCATTACAGGGATGACAATACGCGATGCTACTGCCGGGTTCATCTGCTATAAGCGAAAGGTGCTGGAAAGCGTGAACCTTGACAGGATAAAATTCGTGGGATATGCCTTCCAGATCGAAATGAAATACCGGGCCTATGCCAACGGCTTTAATATTGTGGAAGTGCCTATCATATTTACCGACCGTACCATGGGCGAATCTAAAATGAGCGGCGCTATCTTTAAAGAAGCTATCTTTGGGGTGATATCGCTGAGAATGAAAAAAATGCTAAACAGACTATAA
- a CDS encoding DUF4271 domain-containing protein, translated as MTELVLNVRAVGGRDWATILFVVCFGLIAINRAVFETRFAEFIKLAVSDKYTKIYKDGGNLLSWFTISFFFIQVISFTFLLQFLLHYFKLAEKTSWISFIQLFTLIAVFILAKYLIEKIIATSFNIEEFNEQFNLHKVNYRTYIGLLLLPVNIILFYNDDIHPYVLYGIIAIIVAASIISYLLSLRLYQNLILGKLFYFILYLCALEIAPYYFMYYWFTKS; from the coding sequence ATGACAGAACTGGTTTTAAACGTTAGGGCAGTTGGAGGCAGGGATTGGGCAACCATCCTGTTCGTGGTGTGCTTTGGCCTGATCGCCATCAACAGGGCTGTTTTCGAAACCCGTTTCGCTGAGTTTATAAAACTTGCCGTATCAGATAAATACACGAAGATATACAAAGACGGGGGCAACCTGCTGAGCTGGTTTACCATTTCGTTCTTCTTCATACAGGTCATCTCGTTTACGTTCCTTTTACAGTTTTTATTACACTACTTCAAGCTGGCAGAAAAGACAAGCTGGATATCCTTCATACAATTGTTCACCCTGATCGCGGTGTTCATCCTGGCAAAATACCTGATTGAAAAGATAATTGCCACATCATTCAATATTGAAGAATTCAATGAGCAATTCAACCTGCACAAGGTAAATTACAGGACGTATATCGGGCTTTTGCTGCTCCCTGTTAACATTATATTGTTTTATAATGACGATATCCATCCGTATGTTTTATACGGAATCATAGCAATTATAGTAGCTGCAAGCATTATATCCTACCTGCTTTCATTAAGGCTGTATCAAAATTTGATACTCGGCAAATTGTTTTATTTTATTTTGTATCTTTGCGCACTTGAAATAGCACCCTATTATTTCATGTATTATTGGTTTACAAAAAGTTAG
- a CDS encoding uroporphyrinogen-III synthase, producing the protein MKVKTILVSQPEPKVDNSPYFEIQQKLKVKVDFRPFIHVEGVSAKDVRAQKIDLNNYTAIILTSKNSIDHFFRVAEEMRFKVPETMKYFCQSEAIAFYLQKYVVYRKRKIYVGQKDFSDLSPLIKKYKDEKFLLPASDQLNFDVPQTLNTLKVDWTPGTFYKTVMSDLSDLKDVYYDVLAFFSPTGIKSLFKNFPDFEQNNTRIAVFGLTTQKEALDHGLRVDIMAPTPETPSMTMALEKYIIKANKEK; encoded by the coding sequence ATGAAAGTGAAAACTATCCTGGTTTCGCAGCCTGAACCTAAAGTAGATAATTCCCCCTACTTTGAAATTCAGCAAAAATTAAAAGTAAAGGTTGACTTCAGGCCATTTATCCACGTAGAGGGTGTAAGCGCAAAAGATGTCAGGGCGCAAAAAATCGACCTTAATAATTATACCGCCATAATACTTACCAGCAAGAACTCTATTGACCATTTTTTCCGCGTGGCCGAAGAAATGCGCTTTAAGGTCCCTGAAACGATGAAGTATTTTTGCCAGAGTGAGGCCATTGCCTTTTACCTGCAAAAATATGTGGTGTACAGAAAAAGAAAGATCTATGTAGGGCAAAAGGACTTTAGCGACCTTTCCCCTCTTATCAAAAAATATAAGGACGAAAAGTTTCTCCTGCCGGCATCCGACCAGTTGAACTTTGATGTGCCGCAAACACTGAATACCCTTAAAGTAGACTGGACCCCGGGCACTTTCTACAAAACGGTAATGAGCGACCTGAGCGACCTGAAAGATGTGTACTACGATGTACTGGCTTTCTTCAGCCCTACCGGGATCAAATCGTTATTCAAAAATTTCCCCGACTTTGAGCAAAACAACACACGTATAGCGGTTTTCGGGCTTACCACACAAAAAGAAGCGCTCGATCACGGCCTCAGGGTTGACATCATGGCACCAACTCCGGAAACGCCATCTATGACGATGGCTTTGGAGAAGTATATTATTAAAGCCAATAAAGAGAAATAA
- the pckA gene encoding phosphoenolpyruvate carboxykinase (ATP) has protein sequence MDNYGLFTKTISLDNLGIKDANVRYQLSPDELHDITIERGQGVESSTGALAINTGEFTGRSPQDRFIVKDSITEDKVWWGNVNIPFESAKFDALYKKVADYLSGKEVFVRDSYVCADDNYRLNVRVVTETAWSNLFCYNMFLRPEESELEDFTADWHVVCAPGFMADPAADGTRSHNFAILDFTKKIALIGGTGYTGEMKKGIFSALNFILPVFKDTFPMHCSANVGKDGDTAIFFGLSGTGKTTLSADPERKLIGDDEHGWTNENTVFNFEGGCYAKVINLTEENEPDIFRAIKRGAILENVIFKPGTNEVDYTDISITQNTRVSYPIYHIDNIQPGSIGHNPKNIFFLSADSFGILPPISKLTPGQAAYYFISGYTAKVAGTEAGVNEPQPNFSACFGAPFMPLHPAKYAEMLIKKMKDAGVNVWLINTGWSGGAYGTGHRMKLKYTRAMITAALNGELDNVEYQDHTVFGLAKPQSCPNVPAEILNPRNTWEDKEAYDAKALELAAAFRKNFAKFEEFANEEIMAGGPLA, from the coding sequence ATGGATAATTACGGCCTTTTTACGAAAACGATTTCGTTGGATAACTTAGGAATTAAAGATGCTAATGTAAGATATCAGTTGTCTCCGGACGAGCTTCATGATATTACGATTGAAAGAGGCCAGGGCGTTGAAAGCTCAACAGGTGCCCTTGCCATCAATACAGGGGAATTCACCGGGAGGTCGCCACAGGACCGTTTTATTGTAAAAGACAGCATTACCGAAGATAAAGTATGGTGGGGAAATGTAAACATCCCTTTTGAGAGCGCTAAATTTGACGCGCTTTATAAGAAAGTTGCCGACTATCTTTCCGGTAAAGAAGTATTTGTACGCGACAGCTATGTTTGTGCCGATGATAATTACAGGCTTAATGTAAGGGTGGTTACCGAAACTGCCTGGTCGAACCTGTTTTGCTACAATATGTTCCTTCGTCCGGAAGAATCGGAGCTGGAGGATTTCACAGCCGACTGGCATGTAGTATGTGCGCCGGGCTTTATGGCAGATCCTGCTGCAGACGGTACGCGCTCACACAACTTTGCGATACTTGACTTTACTAAGAAAATTGCACTTATAGGTGGTACAGGCTATACCGGCGAAATGAAAAAAGGCATATTTTCTGCACTAAACTTCATTCTTCCTGTGTTTAAAGATACTTTCCCAATGCACTGCAGCGCTAACGTTGGTAAAGATGGCGATACAGCTATTTTCTTCGGACTTTCGGGAACAGGTAAGACTACATTGTCTGCCGATCCTGAGCGTAAGCTGATAGGTGACGATGAGCACGGATGGACAAATGAGAATACTGTATTCAACTTTGAAGGCGGCTGTTATGCCAAGGTGATCAACCTGACTGAGGAGAACGAGCCGGATATCTTCAGGGCTATCAAAAGAGGTGCGATACTGGAGAACGTAATCTTCAAGCCGGGCACGAACGAGGTAGATTATACCGATATTTCGATTACGCAGAACACGCGTGTAAGCTACCCGATCTATCATATCGACAACATACAGCCGGGCTCTATAGGGCACAATCCTAAAAATATATTCTTCCTTAGTGCCGACTCATTTGGTATCCTGCCTCCGATCTCTAAACTGACTCCGGGACAGGCTGCTTACTACTTCATCTCAGGCTACACGGCTAAAGTTGCCGGTACCGAAGCAGGTGTTAATGAGCCGCAGCCTAACTTCTCTGCATGCTTTGGTGCGCCGTTCATGCCGCTGCACCCTGCAAAATATGCCGAGATGCTAATCAAAAAAATGAAAGATGCCGGCGTAAACGTTTGGCTTATCAATACCGGGTGGTCTGGTGGCGCTTATGGCACCGGCCACAGGATGAAATTAAAATATACAAGGGCAATGATTACTGCTGCCCTGAACGGCGAACTTGATAATGTAGAATACCAGGACCATACGGTATTTGGACTTGCAAAGCCACAAAGCTGCCCTAACGTCCCTGCGGAAATCCTTAACCCAAGGAACACATGGGAAGATAAGGAAGCTTATGATGCAAAAGCACTTGAACTGGCGGCTGCATTCAGGAAGAACTTTGCGAAATTCGAGGAATTTGCCAATGAAGAAATTATGGCCGGCGGACCGTTGGCATAA
- a CDS encoding DUF423 domain-containing protein translates to MDRKIIAAAGVLGAIGIILGAFGAHSLKELLAPEQVAVFETGVRYQMYHALFLLFVGITPMVSQKAKKAILGLVLTGVLFFSFSIYFLACNSLFSFDFKKIGFITPIGGLLLISAWAVLFLHIMRRKG, encoded by the coding sequence ATGGACAGGAAAATCATAGCAGCGGCGGGCGTTTTGGGTGCAATAGGGATAATACTTGGCGCTTTCGGTGCCCACAGCCTCAAGGAGTTGCTTGCGCCTGAGCAGGTAGCGGTTTTTGAGACGGGTGTGCGTTACCAAATGTACCACGCACTGTTTTTGCTGTTTGTCGGGATCACCCCTATGGTTTCGCAGAAAGCTAAAAAGGCAATTTTGGGATTAGTGCTGACGGGAGTCCTGTTTTTTTCATTTTCCATCTATTTTTTAGCTTGTAATTCACTGTTTTCTTTTGATTTTAAGAAAATCGGTTTTATAACGCCTATTGGAGGATTGTTACTTATATCGGCATGGGCTGTATTGTTTTTGCATATAATGAGGCGAAAAGGATAA
- a CDS encoding saccharopine dehydrogenase family protein, with protein sequence MRNILIIGAGRSASSLIEYLLNKSEAENLHITIGDLSAELAQRKTKGHPRASAITFDIFDENQRKEEISKADVVISMLPAHLHFEVAKDCITYKKHMVTASYISPAMQDLDAQVKANNLIFMNEIGLDPGIDHMSAMKIIEEIRDKGGKVLLFESFCGGLVAPESDNNLWNYKFTWNPRNVVLAGQGGAAKFIQEGTYKYIPYNKLFRRTEFMDVEGYGRFEGYANRDSLKYRSVYGLDDALTLYRGTLRRVGYSKSWNMFIQLGMTDDTYVMEDTETMSYREFTNSFLPYHPTDSVELKLRHILKIDQDDIQWDKLVELDLFDDTKIVGLRNATPAQILEKILSDKWTLKPDDKDMIVMYHKIGYVLEGKEHQIDATMVCIGDDQTYTAMAKTVGLPVAMAALQILNGNITTPGVQLPINREVYLPILKELEEFGVVFNEKHVPYEGYNPDNVAS encoded by the coding sequence ATGAGGAATATTTTGATTATTGGCGCAGGCCGTTCCGCTTCGTCATTAATAGAATACCTGTTGAACAAATCGGAGGCGGAGAACCTTCATATCACGATAGGCGACCTTTCTGCAGAGCTTGCACAACGCAAGACCAAAGGGCATCCACGGGCTTCGGCCATCACGTTTGACATTTTTGACGAAAATCAAAGAAAAGAAGAGATAAGCAAGGCCGATGTGGTCATATCCATGCTGCCGGCACACCTGCATTTTGAAGTAGCGAAAGACTGCATTACTTACAAGAAACACATGGTTACGGCTTCCTACATCAGCCCGGCCATGCAGGACCTTGACGCGCAGGTAAAAGCAAACAACCTTATTTTCATGAACGAAATAGGGCTCGACCCCGGCATCGACCACATGAGCGCCATGAAAATCATTGAGGAAATAAGGGATAAAGGTGGCAAAGTGCTGTTGTTCGAATCGTTCTGCGGCGGACTTGTTGCCCCGGAAAGCGACAACAACCTGTGGAACTACAAGTTTACCTGGAACCCGCGCAACGTAGTACTTGCCGGACAGGGAGGCGCAGCGAAATTCATACAGGAAGGCACCTACAAATACATCCCGTACAACAAGCTCTTCCGCCGTACGGAATTTATGGATGTGGAAGGCTATGGCCGTTTTGAAGGCTATGCTAACCGCGATTCGCTTAAATACCGCAGTGTTTACGGCCTTGATGATGCACTCACACTGTATCGTGGCACGCTCCGCAGGGTGGGCTATTCCAAATCATGGAATATGTTCATACAGCTTGGCATGACCGACGATACCTATGTAATGGAGGATACGGAAACAATGAGCTACCGCGAATTCACCAACTCATTCCTGCCTTACCATCCTACCGATTCGGTGGAACTGAAGCTTAGGCATATCCTGAAGATCGACCAGGACGACATCCAGTGGGATAAACTGGTGGAACTCGACCTTTTTGACGACACTAAGATAGTTGGCCTTCGCAACGCAACACCCGCCCAGATACTGGAAAAAATACTATCTGACAAATGGACGCTGAAGCCGGACGATAAAGACATGATCGTAATGTACCATAAGATCGGCTATGTGCTCGAAGGTAAAGAACACCAGATTGATGCCACTATGGTTTGCATCGGCGATGACCAGACTTATACTGCAATGGCAAAAACTGTAGGACTGCCTGTAGCCATGGCGGCGCTACAGATACTCAATGGCAATATAACCACTCCGGGCGTACAGCTTCCGATAAACCGCGAAGTGTACCTCCCGATACTCAAAGAACTGGAAGAATTTGGGGTTGTCTTCAATGAAAAGCATGTTCCGTACGAAGGGTATAACCCCGACAATGTAGCAAGCTAG
- a CDS encoding Lrp/AsnC family transcriptional regulator, whose protein sequence is MKINSLQIEIDGIDKEILRYLMEDARKPILQIAAKIGISGAAIHQRLRKLEQAGVIAGSRFIVDTKVLGYSTMAFVGIYLEKASNNPEVVKELRKIPEVLESHYTTGDWSILIKIICRDNEHLMQLLNHKIQPISGVSRTETFISLEQQIERQIQL, encoded by the coding sequence ATGAAGATCAATTCACTACAAATAGAAATAGACGGAATCGATAAAGAGATATTGCGCTACCTCATGGAAGATGCCCGTAAGCCCATACTCCAGATAGCTGCAAAGATCGGTATATCGGGTGCGGCCATCCACCAAAGGCTGCGCAAGCTGGAGCAGGCCGGTGTGATAGCGGGTTCGCGGTTTATTGTGGACACCAAAGTTTTGGGCTACAGTACCATGGCTTTCGTGGGCATTTACCTCGAAAAAGCATCCAACAACCCGGAAGTAGTGAAAGAACTCCGCAAAATCCCTGAGGTATTGGAATCGCACTATACTACAGGAGACTGGTCCATACTCATCAAGATCATTTGTAGGGATAACGAGCACCTTATGCAGCTTCTCAACCACAAGATACAGCCCATCAGCGGGGTATCACGAACGGAGACGTTCATTTCGCTGGAGCAGCAGATTGAGCGGCAGATACAATTATAG
- a CDS encoding zinc metallopeptidase, producing the protein MYGDALYWIILGAIALVSFAVSSRLKSKFEYYSKVHLRNNMSGAEIAQKMLNDNGIYDVRVISTAGRLTDHYNPADKTVNLSEAVYNQRNAAAAAVAAHEVGHAVQHATAYSMLAFRSQLVPVVNVASNLSQILLVLGLVLAAGAHMGFGFYMAVAGLLLYGLTTLFTFITLPVEYDASNRALAWLKNKNMLTQQEYAGAEDSLKWAARTYVVAAIGSLAMLVYFGLRIFGGSRD; encoded by the coding sequence ATGTACGGAGATGCTTTGTATTGGATCATCCTGGGCGCTATCGCCCTTGTAAGTTTTGCTGTAAGCTCGAGGCTGAAAAGCAAGTTTGAATATTATTCTAAAGTCCACCTTCGCAATAATATGAGCGGGGCAGAAATCGCACAGAAAATGCTGAACGACAACGGCATTTATGACGTGCGCGTTATCTCGACCGCTGGAAGGCTGACGGACCACTATAACCCCGCAGACAAAACAGTAAACCTGAGCGAGGCAGTATATAACCAACGCAATGCGGCCGCTGCTGCGGTTGCGGCGCACGAGGTAGGCCATGCCGTGCAGCATGCCACGGCTTATAGTATGCTCGCATTCCGTTCGCAGTTGGTGCCGGTGGTGAACGTAGCGTCTAACCTTTCGCAAATCTTATTGGTGCTCGGCCTTGTGCTGGCAGCGGGTGCACACATGGGCTTTGGTTTTTATATGGCTGTTGCGGGATTGTTGCTGTATGGACTTACTACACTGTTTACTTTTATTACACTTCCGGTAGAATATGATGCCAGCAACCGTGCTTTAGCCTGGCTAAAGAATAAAAACATGCTTACCCAACAGGAATATGCCGGCGCAGAAGATTCCCTCAAATGGGCCGCCCGCACGTATGTTGTAGCAGCAATAGGCTCGCTCGCAATGCTGGTATACTTTGGCCTCAGGATATTCGGAGGTTCAAGGGATTAA